From Zea mays cultivar B73 chromosome 3, Zm-B73-REFERENCE-NAM-5.0, whole genome shotgun sequence:
accttatcctgacgcgcgctcctcagtcggcagggccgaagtgactgcagtcacttcgccgctccactgaccgacctgacaggaaaacagcgccgcctgccctgctccgactgctgtgccacccgccagggtgaggctgacagcagccaagtccagcctcgggagccataggaagctctgcctcgcccgaccccagggctcagactcaacctcgactccggaagacggtctccgcctcacccgaccccagggctcggactcaacctcgactccggaagacggtctccgcctcgcccgaccccagggctcggactccacctcaacctcggaagacggtctcctcctcgcccgaccccagggctcggactcaacctcgacttcggaagacggtctccgccttgcccgaccccagggctcggactcagcctcgacctcggaggagtcaccgcctcgcccgacctcgagctcggaccgaccacgtcacaggggggccatcattaccctacccctagctagctcaggctacggggaacaataccggcgtcccatctggctcgccccggtaaaacaagtaatgatggcacctcgcgtgctccatgatgatggcggttctcagccccttacggaagcaaggagacgtcagcaacgatccgacagccccgacagctgtgcttccacagggctcaagcactcctccgacggccacgacatcacatgaacagggcagcaacacctctccaacagccacgtcgacATGTACACATGGCTCTAGCTcctccccgctagacacgttagcacattgctacgctccccgttgtacacctggaccctctccttacatctataaaaggaaggtccagggccctcatacgagaaggtggccgcgcgggaggacgggccgacgcacaaggctctcgctctctctctccctcgcgagcgcttgtaaccccctactgcaagcgcatccgccctgggcgcaggacaacacgaggccgcagttccccttactgttttcccccttatgttccgtctcgcgccgacccatctggacggggacacgcagcgacaatttactcgtcggtccagggaccctcgaggtcgaaacgccgacaactagcCTAATCACTGTAAATGACTTTTTAAATTTAGCGGCTCTATCTCTACACCTTCGCTCTCTATTTATGGGTAATCGCTTATTCGTCATACATGGTTCAATTTACCTTTTTTAATAAAATCTATTTTAATGACTAGCTAATTCAGTAAATTTAACTAATCCTTTTAGAGCTAATCCGTAAAAGTTATTGGTGACAAGGGATCCAGGAATCCTCTTATTATTTAGTTTTAAATAGTAAAAAGATTCTTTACCTATAAATTCTCTCCAATTTCGCTGTCACCACACCTATTATTGATGGGGACCAAAACGTCACGCAACTCTGACCGAGTTCAGATGGGTCCAGATTAAAAAGGATGCTAAGCTCGATGGGTGTGTGTGATTATATAATGGACATTGTAAATCCAGGGGAGCGAAGGAAAGGCAAAGGAGAAAATTTCGtagcaataaataaataaataaaattaataaaagAAAGGTGGCGTAGAGGATAGGAGGAGAACCAAGGTTGCGTCTCGAAGGTTCTTGCCTCGTTGGGAAGGGATGGCGTCGGAGGTGGAGGACGAGGCGGCGACGCCGCTGCTCGCCAACGGTGCAGCCGACGTCCGCCGGAGGGTGCGCCGCCGCGCCGCTTCCTGTCGTTTGATTTTCGTTTTCTCTTTTCTCGGATTTGGCTGCTTTTATGAGCCCTGATCTTGTCCGGCGGGTGCCGTGGTGTGCAGAGGGACCAGGCGAAGGCAATTCTGTCCACGCAGGCCGTCAGGATCGCCACCAAGGCCGAGCAGCATGAGCGCTTCATCTTTAAGGTCATTTCCCGACTCTGCCTCCGTTTAATCTCGTTATCGCTGCCTTTACTGTGCAGTTTGATGTTCACAAATCTCGCCACTCCCGTGCAGCCGTGCTCCCTTTCCTTGTCGGAACCCAAGGGAATTGTTGGCCTGCGTTTTTGCATGACAATTTTAGTGGGCATTGTGTGATAGTACTGTGATGTAACTGTTCCATGAATACGAGGAAATATTGGCGATGGATTTTTTTTTATCAAGCATTTTAGCGGAAAGGAATAAGTACCTGCACGCACTTTGTGCATTTATTGTTCGCACCGTACTGCAGAGGTTGTGGTAATAATTGGATTCGCTGGATTGGGTCTAGGGACTGTTCTTATATGGTGCTACTTCGTTTTAAATGTGCAGGTCACACACTTGCTGGGTGTTCTTggatttgggggattttgctatcTCTTGGGTGCCAGTAAGCTACTGCAGCATTGATATATTTGGTTGGCTGTTACGTACTGTACACCATAAGTTTCTTGTTGGTTCCACTTGTAATGCTCAATGCTCTGATGTTGCTTGCAGGACCACAGGATGTGCCATATGTGTACTGCCTGTTCTATGTCATATTTGTTCCGCTCCGCTGGATTTACTACCGCTACAAGAAATGGCATTACTACCTTCTGGTGAGTCCTTACTGTCTCACATTTTGATGCCCCGGAAATGCGTTAAGTTGCCAGAAATGTGATTCCACAGAATTTTACTAGTTCATACTTAACGGTGTTGGTTTCAGTGTCCTACTTTATTTTAAATTTAGTTGTTATCCACAGCACAATCTTGCAACAGAAAGCTTTGTCGAAAGGATAAATATTTTAAATAGCACATACTGATATGATGAGCCGACGATATACTGTTGTATGACATTGTGCCAATATCTTGCAGACCTATTGTCACATATCTCATGTAACAAAGGAGCCACTCCATTCTAACAATGTGGAGTGTTGATGATATTTTTGTGGTGTGCCAGGAATAATTCTTTACCTGATTTACGTGATAAATAGTATGCCTACATTATTATGTCTAGGTGACTAGGTCAATATTCTAGGTTCTGTTTCATTTTATATTTTGAATGTTATCACAAATATTAGTTTGCTAGACAacagttttgtgttcttttgatgtGATCTTCTCAATTTCTAAAGCCATCATCTTGTCTGTAAAACCTCGAGgtttatttttttttcttttctgcaggacttctgctactatgccaACACCTTTCTCCTTGTAATGATTCTCTTCTACCCAGAGGATGAAAAACTTTTTATGGTTTGCTTCTCGTTTGCAGAGGTATAAAAAACTTTTCATGGTTTGCCAACACCATTCTCCTTGTTGATTTTCAGAGCTTGTCCATGATGTGTTTAATCATTTTAAATCATCACAGGGTCCGCTTGCTTGGGCATTAATTGTGTGGCGTTGCAGCTTGGTTTTCAGTTCATTTGACAAACTTGTTAGTGTCCTGATACATCTCTTACCTGGTAAGTGGTCTCAGCCATGAATATCTGGATTCAATATATACATCATTCTACTTTTCCAGTTAAAACATCATTTTGGTGTTGTGAAAATATGTAACTATTTCAGTTTATTGGCATATTTGAGTTTGACCCGTTGTGTGAGTAATCTAATACTCCGTTTGGATGTCGATATTGGAGAGGATGGAATTGAATTGGGTTGAATACCAAATCAGGCATGATATTGAAATGAGATATAATTCCAATTCTATTGTTTGGATGTCACTGAATTGGAGTTTGGAATTATGCGGTCTAATTCTAGGCAATACCGAGGGGGTGAGGCTTTGTATTGGAAGAGGGGGTTTCTAGTTATAGTCTAATTTCAGGGAATTGGGCCTCTGATTCCAAATCTCAATTCCACATGCAACGAAACAACATAATTTAGGAAAGCTGATTCCAATTCTCAATTCTGTGCTTCAATCTCTACATCCAAACGGGGTATAAGGGGACTTTTATGCTATGTTTGGATGTCGATATCGGAGAGGATGAAATTGAATTGGGTTGAATACCAAATCAGGCATGGTATTGAAATGAGATGTAATTTCAATTCTATTGTTTGGATGTCACTGAATTGGAGTTTAGAATTGTGTGGTCTAATTCCACACAATACTGAGGGGTGAGACTTTGTATTGGGAGAGGGGGTTTCTAGTTATAGTCCAATTCCCGGGAATTAAACCTCTAGTTCAAAATCTCAATTCCACGTGCAACCAAACAACATAATTTAGGAAAGCTGATTCCAGTTCCCAATTATGTGCTCCAATATCTACATCCAAACGGGGTATTagattatttgaatttgaatttcagTTTATTGGCATATTAGAGTATGTGGTGTTAGTGTTCTCGCTCACGATTCTTCAATCCACACATTTTGTCTGGTTGAACTTCCTTCTTTCTTTATCCCTGAGTTTCAAGGAAACTACAAATGGACTGGTGATGCCAAAATATGAAACAATAAGAAACACACAAAAATGACGCTTAACCTAAGGAATTCAACAAAAATGTGCAATTGGGCCCTTTAAGATTCAGTTGAACTATAGAAGGGTTCATCCTGAAGTTTGGTGTGGGATATACTTGTTGCCCTATCAAATTGCATTTTTTCCTGAATATTGGTCAGTCTTCATGACTGATTGAGTGCCTTTGCAGGGATTGTTCTATTCACTATCCGGTGGTGGAATCCACAAACATTTGCTGCCATGCACCCAGAAGGAAGAGATGCTAGAGTCACATGGCCATATGTGGAGGACAAATCATATCTGTGGACATGGCTTTTTTTTGTTCCGCTAGCTGCTTACACCCTGTGGCAACTTATGTATTTCCTCATAGTTAATGTCCTGCGTCGACAGAGGTTGTTAAGGGACCCTGAAGTCATGACATCCTACAGGTACATGTTTGCATTTTATTAAGGTCTATCATGCACTATACATACTGGATCACTTTGTTTTGCTTGCTATGTATCTGTATTGTTGCATGCCCTCTTGCTTTGTGCTGGGAGAAATGAACTGAATAGCCAAAAGGGCAGGTTTATGAAACAGCAAGGGAGGGAAGATGGGCTTGTGTTTGCACCTGACGCACTTACTGCATGCTTCACTTGGTTACCAGCGAATAATGATGTTAGAACTAATTAATCTACTTAATCTTTTTTTTTTGCTCAAACACGCGTGTGAACTttggtgctgtttggttcacgaaatgtaacgcaaagggtaatggtaatggtttacaTTCGATTACTgtcggtaacaagtttgaatagtccggtatcaatttttagtatggtatctgattacggtggaactaaaacaaacatgatttaacgttatcacttacccattacgttacagaTATCTGAACCAAACGGTACCTTTGTGTTATCATTTAAAGAAGGGAATAAAAGGATACATACAAAGAAAACCATCCAAACACTGTGACCAAGTTCCCGAGATCGCTGGCCTTCACACCATATGGACAGTTCTTTCAGCCACAATCCTAACTAGTAACTACCATACAGGGGAGTAGTATTACTGGGTATGCAGTCGTAACAATGCTTGTTTCCAAGCAACAAGGGTAGTGTTGAGGCCTTCAATGAATTGCTTGTTGGCTCCCAAGCAACAAGGAAAAAATACAGTTCCTCGCAGTTATGGAAGTCTCATTTACATTAATGTAGTTTTGATGGTTGAGTTAGACTTAGTACAAAACTCTTCTCGTGCCGTGTGTCTAGGGGTGATAATGAGCTCTAGATTTTacgctataaaatttaaggattgaACCCGATTAGGATCGGGCTCTAttcctattcatttttgaactaaaacttgttaagggccttaacttattgtgaagaaacatttggatcgcGATTCATTACAATCCCTATGTGTGCCTTAATTTAAGTTTGCACCTGTTTTGCATTTTGCTCACTTGCATTCCCTGGGTTCATGAGTCCTTGTTTCCTATTAGTTCGAATGAATTCTCAAATCTTGAATATCCTTGATCCCAACATAGAACCTAATGTTTATCTTATGAACTGTTTGTCAGGGAGCTCTCGAAGAAAGCACAGAAAGCGAACAACATCTGGTGGAGGCTGAGCGGACTGCTGGGTGACCGGAACCGGCAGGTCATGTACATACTGCTCCAGGCGCTGTTCACAGTGGCAACAATGGCACTGACCGTACCTATATTCCTGTCCTACCGGATGCACGTGGTGTTCCTGATACTCAAGGTGTGCGCGTCGACATGGAACGGTGGCAGCTTCATCTTGGAGGTGATGCCTCGGCAAGTAGTGCAGAAGCAGCTGAAGAAACTGGACATGAAGCCCATGGAACAGGGGAGCTCGACACAAGGTGCGCCAGGTGGTGATGGTGGCACATTGGGTAACCACCACCAGCACACATCCGAGGAGCATATCCAGGAGTGAGGAAATTGAAGCTGGATGTAAGATTAGATTTTGATGTTCACTGACACAACCTTTGTTGTCATCGAGTGCGCTTTGTGTTGGAGTTTTTCTTTAGTTCTTCCCAGTTTGTGAGTTGTGACATCTAGTCATCTATAGGTTTATAGGCTGGACGATATGGGGTGAGAGATTGTGCGTGCCCATCTTTTGTCGGGCTTGGGCAAAGATATGTCGAGATGTTTACTTTCTCTGTAGAATTTCGTGAAGCTGTTGCATTGTTCGTTTGAAGATGGCGACGATGTTCAGATGATGCTTCATGTTGAAGGACATATCTTTATTTGCTTCATTGTACCCAGATTTTATTTGCTTCATGTTGAAGGACAGACTATGATGATGCGTGCTGAGGTGATTTGCTTATTTTATTTGCTGCGTGCAAGAAAAGGTTCCTGGGAGATGCCCTGTAAATGCAGTGGGTGACCACCTGTGTTGACTGGGACCAAGTCAGAAGGTAAAAAATAACCCCTCCCTTTTTTTTGGCTTGTAAAAAATGATGTGTAGAAGGGGAAGGAAGCACGGCACTGGATTCAGGAACAAGTTGAGTATCCGCTTCTTTGTTTTCtaaggatgtgtttggttgcaATGATATAATGGGATGGGACAGTCTAtcaaataaggttgtttggttcaGTGTTAAGGGTTGGAACAGAATTATCCCAGTATTATCCCTAGCTGTCTCAAAATTAAAGGGACGACGAAAGAGGACGCTAGAAAACGCCACCGTCCTAGCTGTCCCGCAACCTATCACACTCTAAATGTTCTCGACGTGATAAGCACGCGGCGGGATGGGTCCAGAATCCTTGCTTGACCTGTTACTATTGTTCATCAGTCATCGCAGGCATACGTCACCGTGGTGAGCTAACCAGCTTACATTTCGACCATGACCGTGAGAAAGCAGATGAACCTCAGCAATTTCCAGTGAATTCCAACAGGAGCCTGCTACGCTATATAAACATGGCAGCGTTGTATCCAAAGAGATTTTAGTTTTCCTTAATTCTGATTCTCTCCTATACCAGTGTCATATAAACCTCCTGCGATCGGAACTTGTGATCGCTCGTGGTCATAATGCGCCTGTGCGCAGTACCACTGTCATCCGCGCTTGCAGCCCTGGCGTTCGCGCTGTTCCTGCTCAACTCGGGCGTCGCCACGCGCCGCGCTCTAGGCCGCGGCGACGCCTGGGTGGTTGCGTTCGTCGCGGCCGCCACGGTGCTTGTGACCGCTCTCGTCgccacggtccgcgctcacgaccGCGCGCGCGAGGAGGGGCGCCGGGGCCTGTTCAGGGCAGTGGCGTGGGCTCAGTCCGCCGCGCTCACGGCTATGTTCGCGCACCGTGTCGCCGCGCTCCCGCAGGCCCCGGCCATGGCTTGCCTGGTCTGGACGATGGCCGGCGGCACGATAGCCGGAGGGTTCTACTGCATCTTTCTGCATGGTCGGGATGGCGCTGTCGTCGGCGCTGGTGGCCGGGATGCACGACAGGCGTAGTGCGCGTCGTTACTGTCGTACGGCCGAACTGTATATACGGGTAAAATTAGCCACTTGATTTGGTGATCAGAGATCACGCAGGGATTGGAGGGAATTGAGGGAACAATTAGTTCATTTCCCTCTCAATCCCCTTCAATTCTCTcgtgatccccttgtcaccaaatcaaccctaagGGCTAATTTGGTAACACTATTTTCACAAGAGATTTCCATTTTTAAGAGAAAAATGAATTAATTTTCCTtagaaaaaaatgaaaatacTATGAAAAATGTGGTTTCTAAACTAGCCCTAAAACACATATATGCTTGAGTCTTTGTTATTAGTTATTACGAGTACTAGAAATAATAAATTGGCCACCGTCCTCAGGTACGATGTGTGATTGGTTGGTGTTGTTCTGGCTGGCCAcggagtgttgtggcctttgaaaatagtatatatatatacgcAGAGTTGTGTACCGTCTCTTGTCTTTTTTATTTAACCCATTAACGACCTCTCAAGAAACACTATATTAAATATATGTACATGTCTTAAGAATAAGGATAAGAACATAAATGAAAAATAAATGAAAAACATATGGTTTCTTATAGTTCATTTTTATGTTGTATAATTGTATTATGTTCGGGTGAGACAAATGAAAACGATTGCATCATTTTCGACCAATTTAGCAATTTACATTTTTGTGTCGAAAATTTCAGACAAAATAGTATACATTTTCCTCTTCCTACCCTACACTACACAATTTTATGCTTTTGAACATATCACCTATCTAAAGTTTGTATCTATTATCTTAGAAGATCTTCATCACCTAGCAGCTCGTGCTTTGGACGTAAGGTATCAAATACACTTAGTTTTCTGTCTCCAAACGTCACACATTGTTAGGGTTTTGTTGCTACTTTGACGTACCATGGGTTTTATCTCTCAATGGGAGTTATCAGGGGCAGACCCATGTTGGATCGAGCGAGGGTATGAGCCTCGACTCATTTTTCTTGTTTTAGTGAACTTTTTATCTCATTTACTGTAACCATAAAGGTCCATTTGTTAGTAGCCTTCACTTAGACACCCACTCAGATTTTGGCTTCAGTCCAGGTGATACAGAAATCTCAATTGTGAGAGATCTATACACCCAAACCTGAGCATATTTTCCTTTCATCCGATATTAGGGTTTCAATTTTCCTAGTAATGGAAGGACATGGGTTAGGTTTTAACAAGGTGTTAATAGGGATGTGGGCACTTGtcaggtaccgtaattaggggtacccccaatactcctaaacacGGCCAAAAAACATCTTCAGACCAAAAACACGGCCAAAAAACACACGTTGCCACACAGGAGACGTCGAGGACAGACGTTGAGACAGAGACACAAAGggactctctccctctctctctcgctctcgctctcgccctcgctccctcgcgcgacgcttgtaacccctactacaagcaccccggtgcgagataacataagccacatttccctcttgtgttccatcttgcatcaacccatctgggcaggggcacgcagcaacaaattcatTGGTTGGCTGACGGACCTCGCGGgtctgaaacgccgacagttggcgcgccaggtaggggctcgctgcgtgttaacgaacaccttcccgttgagttccagatgggtagcctccagcagcctcttcagccggggacggtgctccgcttcgggagtctcgagttcatgtcccttgacggcagctacgacatagtactcctccccccgcaacgcgacagcaacaacgacagtcggctcgcccggcagcggcgaacccgacgacgacttcccaccgtggcagaagaggaacacccgggtttgtcccgccaccctcctcgcgaggaggaggagacggggcaaccgtggccatgcaggaggtggcacctcgtcggctgtcgggccagagcgagtcgacgatgccGGCACCCCTGTGGGggccatgtcgggcgttgtcctcgcacttgagacaacgacgggtgccgCTTCCCCCAACGTGTCAACCccgagcggactgatgacgccatcaccctcgcaaaggacttgctgggcgttagcctcgtacctgagataacagtgcagtccgtccccgacgtgacttccccaccgtccatcgaccaagaggtaccgtccgttttccaccctatcccttttagattcagcttcgatccaccaagcgaccccacttcggtgagcgccttcgtaaaggcatatcctaaccttccggggtaccatatgtggtcatcttgggaccgactgacggccatctcaacctccggactcgagggttccgaggaagacgacgactccgacttcggttgggatttctccgtactcagtgatcctagtgccatgcgagacttcatgtccgcatgtgactactgcctctccggctgctctgacgatggccacagcctcgacgacgagcgtTGCGACCcgagtcgcgagtgtttccacatcgatcagggggatcacggcgaGGACAACCACCTCGACATGTCGCAAGATGACAACGCCCCCGTGCCTGCGTCTCgcattgacatcccacg
This genomic window contains:
- the LOC100191271 gene encoding Glycerophosphocholine acyltransferase 1-like is translated as MASEVEDEAATPLLANGAADVRRRRDQAKAILSTQAVRIATKAEQHERFIFKVTHLLGVLGFGGFCYLLGARPQDVPYVYCLFYVIFVPLRWIYYRYKKWHYYLLDFCYYANTFLLVMILFYPEDEKLFMVCFSFAEGPLAWALIVWRCSLVFSSFDKLVSVLIHLLPGIVLFTIRWWNPQTFAAMHPEGRDARVTWPYVEDKSYLWTWLFFVPLAAYTLWQLMYFLIVNVLRRQRLLRDPEVMTSYRELSKKAQKANNIWWRLSGLLGDRNRQVMYILLQALFTVATMALTVPIFLSYRMHVVFLILKVCASTWNGGSFILEVMPRQVVQKQLKKLDMKPMEQGSSTQGAPGGDGGTLGNHHQHTSEEHIQE